In the genome of Xanthomonas translucens pv. cerealis, one region contains:
- a CDS encoding PAAR-like domain-containing protein, translating to MAENVTARKEANWRVISTLPDVCKTPMGSSTPPVPYPVLAEIAASQQPAGTVRTNGNPLVLFDASYLPTTVGDQAGVAKGIKSGTVGAKCWPKQRSSTVRVEGKRIIRVNDQFWMNGNYSAPPSKAERWKGRQEQIAQARERAGKMPPGEERNQLTNAANRFEKNNIAIERARLSQNVYDPSQPPPEGWRNASNDPKTLAAMGLKPSDLQIPGSDFRAQVYSPDPAVFGNQISPEVAFKGTVSGEDWSNNLSQGLDNNSTYYERAVKIGDKLGKSGASAHLAGHSLGGGLASAAARASGLPATTFNAAGLHPNTVARYGGTVTDSAIEAYRVDGEVLTHVQEGGFWDGGPLQSLLGRSMPDAVGTPHEIPGHGVDRIRRHFMSQVVDGIESQKKEDQAIIEKSLAKPAPVRSSGASGSW from the coding sequence ATGGCCGAGAACGTCACCGCACGTAAGGAGGCCAACTGGCGAGTGATCAGCACGCTTCCGGATGTGTGTAAGACTCCAATGGGCAGCAGTACGCCGCCCGTACCGTATCCGGTGCTCGCAGAAATCGCGGCAAGCCAACAACCTGCAGGCACCGTTCGCACCAACGGAAATCCCCTGGTTCTGTTTGACGCGAGCTATTTGCCAACGACGGTAGGGGACCAGGCGGGGGTGGCAAAGGGGATTAAAAGCGGCACTGTAGGGGCGAAGTGCTGGCCGAAACAGCGCAGCAGCACGGTGCGTGTGGAAGGCAAGCGCATCATCCGGGTCAATGACCAGTTTTGGATGAACGGTAACTACAGCGCGCCGCCGAGCAAAGCCGAGCGCTGGAAAGGACGGCAAGAACAGATCGCCCAGGCCCGCGAGCGCGCTGGCAAGATGCCACCCGGAGAAGAACGTAATCAGTTGACTAACGCGGCGAATCGTTTCGAGAAAAACAATATCGCGATCGAGCGAGCGAGGCTTTCCCAGAATGTCTACGATCCGTCGCAGCCGCCACCTGAGGGCTGGCGCAACGCGAGTAATGACCCTAAGACACTTGCGGCGATGGGTCTGAAGCCCAGTGACTTGCAGATCCCTGGCTCAGACTTTCGCGCCCAGGTGTATAGCCCGGATCCCGCTGTCTTTGGCAATCAGATCTCGCCGGAAGTTGCGTTCAAGGGCACGGTCAGTGGTGAGGACTGGAGCAACAATCTGTCCCAAGGACTAGACAACAATTCGACCTACTACGAACGTGCCGTGAAGATCGGCGACAAGCTCGGGAAGAGTGGAGCATCGGCTCATCTTGCCGGGCACTCCTTGGGCGGGGGTCTCGCCTCAGCCGCCGCGCGTGCAAGCGGTCTGCCGGCGACAACCTTCAACGCCGCGGGCTTGCATCCTAATACGGTCGCCCGCTACGGTGGCACAGTCACCGATTCAGCTATCGAGGCTTACCGCGTGGATGGCGAGGTACTTACACATGTGCAGGAGGGAGGGTTCTGGGATGGGGGGCCACTTCAGTCGCTTCTCGGTCGCAGCATGCCTGATGCGGTAGGTACGCCCCATGAGATCCCGGGTCATGGCGTCGACCGTATCCGCCGCCATTTCATGAGCCAGGTGGTCGATGGCATCGAGTCCCAGAAGAAGGAGGACCAGGCCATCATAGAAAAATCACTTGCAAAACCCGCACCAGTCCGGAGCTCGGGCGCTTCGGGCTCCTGGTAG
- a CDS encoding DUF2169 family type VI secretion system accessory protein — protein MHVEFRNLTPFDGLCFPTIDRDGRRNRVFVMKAGYRLRPRAGGQVSLQVIDDEPLPLCLADSYYGEPGTSSVCAESDLAPGKPRCDVVIVGSSYAPRGQPSPHWLARVRVSRPLPPVSPPEIPLPYGLAPNMLPSSAQLEQWRREVTRAEQAWSARTTHEALLDKTLRIHGPRHFKKAMFNRWQVSDAEPVIEAPLRWEEAWGGRSTVSSHSTIPGDSSYALDEVCFSNPLGRGWLEERQLKLASKDSPLSVADGMPAPRFEYPQAPISAPSIATHPEPPLDALTMAEIASGYGVTPAGFGWVGRSWAPRLARAGRYDEHWLESRWPQLPESFDAGYWNGAPDDQQIVFPPTDARIELWHLLPPDFSDREGLAVIDLPGHRPFVLLRLHNGVPLPLHLSIDTMVVDTQALVLALTCRVCISENVEVRTAELRFEVDPGAPLVRAAPIPVSLEET, from the coding sequence ATGCACGTGGAGTTCCGCAACCTCACCCCATTCGACGGATTGTGCTTTCCGACAATCGACCGTGACGGTCGTCGGAACCGCGTGTTCGTAATGAAGGCTGGATATCGGCTTCGGCCCCGCGCCGGAGGACAGGTGTCGCTCCAAGTTATCGACGACGAACCGCTGCCCTTGTGTCTCGCTGATTCCTACTATGGTGAGCCCGGGACGTCGAGCGTATGTGCTGAGAGTGATCTGGCGCCCGGTAAGCCCCGATGCGACGTGGTGATTGTCGGCTCCAGTTACGCGCCGCGGGGCCAGCCTTCGCCGCACTGGCTAGCGAGGGTGCGCGTCAGCCGCCCCTTGCCGCCGGTTTCACCGCCGGAAATTCCTCTGCCTTACGGTCTGGCACCAAACATGCTCCCTAGCTCGGCGCAACTGGAACAGTGGCGACGCGAGGTGACCCGGGCTGAGCAAGCGTGGTCGGCACGTACAACGCACGAGGCCCTACTGGACAAGACGCTTCGTATCCATGGACCTCGCCACTTCAAAAAGGCAATGTTCAATCGTTGGCAGGTGTCCGACGCTGAACCGGTCATCGAAGCGCCCCTGCGCTGGGAAGAGGCATGGGGCGGTCGCTCGACAGTTTCGTCTCACTCCACAATACCCGGCGATTCTTCCTATGCCCTGGATGAAGTGTGTTTCAGCAACCCGCTTGGACGGGGCTGGCTCGAAGAGCGGCAACTCAAATTAGCTTCGAAGGACAGTCCGTTATCCGTGGCGGATGGCATGCCGGCCCCGCGGTTCGAGTATCCGCAAGCCCCCATCAGTGCACCGTCTATTGCCACGCATCCCGAGCCCCCTCTTGACGCCCTGACGATGGCAGAGATCGCCTCGGGCTACGGAGTCACACCAGCGGGCTTCGGTTGGGTAGGGCGTAGCTGGGCTCCCAGGCTGGCGCGGGCGGGCCGGTACGACGAGCATTGGCTGGAATCTCGGTGGCCGCAGCTGCCTGAGAGCTTTGACGCCGGGTACTGGAACGGCGCCCCGGACGACCAGCAGATAGTCTTTCCTCCCACGGACGCACGGATCGAATTGTGGCACTTGCTGCCGCCGGATTTTTCCGATCGGGAGGGCTTGGCTGTTATCGATTTGCCGGGACATCGACCCTTCGTGCTGCTGCGATTGCATAATGGCGTGCCGTTGCCCCTACACCTGTCGATCGACACGATGGTCGTAGATACGCAAGCTTTGGTGCTCGCGCTCACCTGCCGCGTTTGCATATCGGAAAACGTCGAGGTCCGCACGGCGGAATTGCGTTTCGAAGTCGATCCCGGTGCGCCTTTGGTGCGAGCAGCACCTATCCCTGTGAGCCTTGAAGAGACCTGA
- a CDS encoding type VI secretion system Vgr family protein, with product MWLPTAATALSALLERQTSRLMRLSFPNDDGPSAVLLPEKLVADEAVSRDFEYTLTLLSEDAAIPAKSLIGKMATIELVRRDGGPRYFNGYVFEFGRTGTDGGIAHYRMVLRPWMAFLRSRQNSGPLHQKTVAALTDEILGRYRFHDYRLQVGATSDATQTEAMQWQESDANFLHRWWETRGWYYGYEHRADGHTLVLCDDSKQAAPIDGVPRIRYFTEGGPDDDDAIAEWSPARRLAPTRYAVSSFDFKNPHRPSAASIATVNQQGDVPELEIYEDTGAYGFRTVAEGEERAKLSLEEIEAKAKHYESRGNAARLQPNRYFDLIEHFEHDRDPEEDRRFFVVSVRHEVVNNHLVDEPARYSNSAVAVRQKVPWRPGRGYNSVMPRVYGLHTALVVGPAGEEIDCDEYGRVLVQFHNDRVGDYNEKSYCRVRVATPMAGDRFGFVAIPRIGQEVIVQFLDGHPDRPLITGLVPNQEQMPPWELPANKTQTGFLTRSSHGGEYENANAFRFEDKKGDEEVWLHAEKDQRIEVEHDESHWVGNDRKKTIDRDENVQVKRHRTERVDHNETISIGDNRTEDVGRNETISIGDNRSVTIGGNKTETIALAKAETIGLAKALTIGAAYQTSVGAAMNTTVGLSQSEQIGRNKSTLVGKTYEIKAGDEFKVTVGKSTLVMKSDGTVLINGTQFKFAASGPVQIIGKDVDIN from the coding sequence ATGTGGCTCCCCACTGCAGCTACAGCGCTCTCCGCTTTGCTGGAACGCCAGACCTCGCGGTTGATGCGACTCAGCTTTCCAAACGACGACGGTCCTTCCGCGGTCCTGCTCCCTGAGAAGCTGGTTGCAGACGAGGCGGTGTCCCGGGATTTCGAGTACACGTTGACGCTCCTCTCCGAGGACGCAGCAATCCCCGCCAAGTCGCTGATAGGCAAGATGGCCACCATCGAGTTGGTGCGCCGGGACGGCGGCCCTCGCTACTTCAACGGCTACGTATTCGAGTTCGGGCGCACCGGCACAGACGGTGGCATTGCGCACTACCGCATGGTGCTGCGCCCGTGGATGGCGTTTCTGCGGTCGCGTCAAAATAGCGGCCCTTTGCACCAGAAAACCGTCGCTGCGCTTACCGACGAGATACTCGGCCGCTACCGCTTCCACGATTATCGCCTGCAAGTTGGGGCGACCTCCGATGCGACGCAGACCGAGGCAATGCAGTGGCAGGAATCCGATGCGAACTTCCTGCATCGTTGGTGGGAGACGCGAGGCTGGTACTACGGCTACGAGCATCGAGCAGATGGCCATACCCTGGTGCTTTGCGACGATTCCAAACAGGCGGCACCGATCGATGGGGTGCCGCGCATTCGCTATTTCACCGAGGGCGGCCCCGACGATGACGACGCGATCGCCGAATGGTCGCCCGCGCGCCGGCTGGCCCCCACACGCTATGCGGTGTCGAGCTTCGACTTCAAGAATCCGCATCGACCCTCAGCGGCAAGTATCGCCACAGTGAACCAGCAGGGCGACGTGCCGGAGCTGGAGATCTACGAAGATACCGGCGCCTACGGGTTCCGGACCGTAGCGGAGGGCGAGGAACGCGCGAAGCTGAGCCTGGAAGAGATCGAGGCCAAGGCCAAGCACTACGAGAGCCGCGGTAACGCGGCCCGTTTGCAGCCCAACCGCTACTTCGATCTGATCGAGCATTTCGAACACGATCGTGATCCAGAAGAGGATCGCAGATTTTTCGTTGTCAGCGTGCGCCATGAAGTCGTCAACAATCACCTAGTCGATGAGCCTGCCCGCTACAGCAATTCCGCTGTTGCCGTTCGGCAGAAAGTGCCGTGGCGACCAGGGCGCGGCTACAACAGCGTCATGCCGCGGGTCTATGGCCTGCACACCGCGCTGGTCGTGGGTCCCGCCGGGGAAGAAATCGACTGCGATGAGTATGGTCGCGTCCTGGTGCAATTCCACAACGACCGCGTGGGTGACTACAACGAGAAAAGTTATTGCCGCGTGCGGGTGGCCACACCTATGGCCGGCGACCGCTTCGGCTTCGTGGCAATTCCGCGCATTGGACAGGAGGTGATTGTTCAGTTCCTGGACGGGCATCCGGATCGTCCTCTGATCACCGGATTGGTTCCCAATCAGGAGCAGATGCCGCCGTGGGAGTTGCCGGCGAACAAGACTCAAACCGGTTTCCTGACCCGTTCCAGCCATGGGGGTGAATACGAGAACGCGAACGCATTCCGCTTCGAGGACAAGAAGGGTGATGAGGAGGTCTGGCTGCATGCCGAGAAAGACCAGCGGATCGAGGTCGAGCACGATGAATCGCATTGGGTGGGGAACGACCGCAAGAAGACCATTGATCGCGACGAGAACGTACAGGTCAAACGCCACCGTACCGAGCGCGTGGACCACAACGAGACGATTTCCATCGGCGATAACCGCACCGAGGACGTCGGGCGCAACGAAACCATCTCCATCGGCGACAACCGTAGCGTGACCATCGGCGGCAACAAGACCGAGACCATCGCGCTGGCCAAGGCAGAGACGATCGGCCTGGCGAAGGCGCTGACCATCGGTGCCGCCTACCAGACCAGCGTGGGTGCGGCGATGAACACGACCGTTGGGTTGTCGCAGAGCGAACAGATTGGGCGCAACAAATCCACGCTTGTCGGTAAGACCTACGAAATCAAGGCGGGAGACGAGTTCAAGGTGACGGTGGGCAAGTCCACGCTGGTGATGAAGTCCGACGGCACAGTGCTGATCAACGGAACCCAGTTCAAGTTCGCCGCCAGCGGACCGGTGCAAATCATAGGTAAGGACGTGGACATCAACTGA
- a CDS encoding immunity 52 family protein, whose translation MINSIIYMDVPSIGLDVESAYDRIDSLAKRISNVVPGITEWYGQINTPEQKAAEFSDRTLTIHRMTERMRQSLERFPNLTKGAEVHLASDNKPKRTPGLVELTYMPAIGRITLMITKPDAAFGSATTSVVTRIFLELLKEEDVEYAFADVKDRVSSAAIPVTYRTKYATFPHRRCLGWMSYVPKVVTKEQLPLAADIIPAKGGSIIVAVNEPFDLANKEHIKRANQIEMDMNDLGLLAVTDPTF comes from the coding sequence ATGATAAACTCAATCATTTACATGGATGTTCCTTCAATAGGGCTTGATGTTGAGTCCGCGTATGATCGTATAGATTCTCTTGCAAAGCGAATCTCCAATGTTGTGCCCGGAATAACGGAATGGTATGGTCAAATAAATACCCCCGAACAGAAGGCTGCTGAATTCTCTGACCGTACGCTGACGATACACCGGATGACCGAGCGAATGAGGCAGAGCTTAGAGCGGTTTCCAAATCTGACCAAAGGCGCCGAGGTTCACCTCGCCAGCGACAACAAACCGAAGCGAACCCCAGGTCTAGTGGAACTGACCTACATGCCGGCTATCGGTCGGATTACATTGATGATTACCAAGCCTGACGCTGCATTCGGAAGCGCGACAACATCTGTGGTAACCAGGATTTTTCTGGAATTGTTGAAAGAAGAAGACGTGGAGTATGCGTTCGCAGACGTCAAGGACCGGGTTTCCAGTGCGGCTATTCCGGTGACTTACCGCACTAAGTACGCGACATTTCCCCACAGGCGATGTTTGGGGTGGATGTCGTACGTACCAAAAGTGGTAACAAAAGAACAACTACCACTAGCTGCCGACATCATCCCTGCAAAGGGTGGATCGATCATCGTTGCGGTGAACGAACCGTTCGACTTGGCGAACAAGGAGCACATCAAGCGCGCCAACCAGATCGAGATGGACATGAACGACCTGGGCTTGCTTGCGGTGACCGATCCGACGTTCTAG
- a CDS encoding Tox-REase-5 domain-containing protein, which translates to MATAIPAGGRLLGEVVRGLINAEKLRRLAQAIPQEQTKEGDCAGEKDETQCNQCKLHTGVLLPAKPRRAIRKQNKINWDYQLYIANMNASPERFVYCDKDTGQPLGDFDFSLAARAINAVKGVPQPNPEQLNLTEWLYSGVWFDGFWRDKCTVVDAKGQYKQFLDEDNEPNKGFPAIKMFPEMIQESASQNSAINDARPQASLEWHFLQIELWSWAQSNLPASVRCIHTPWLPMVEA; encoded by the coding sequence ATGGCAACCGCAATCCCCGCCGGTGGCCGGCTGCTTGGCGAAGTGGTCAGGGGCCTGATCAACGCCGAAAAGCTCCGCAGGTTGGCCCAGGCGATTCCCCAGGAGCAAACCAAAGAAGGCGATTGCGCCGGCGAGAAGGACGAGACGCAGTGCAACCAATGCAAGTTGCACACTGGCGTGTTGCTGCCCGCCAAGCCGCGTCGTGCCATTCGCAAGCAAAACAAGATCAACTGGGACTACCAGCTTTACATCGCAAATATGAACGCTAGTCCGGAGAGATTCGTCTACTGCGACAAAGACACCGGCCAGCCGCTCGGTGACTTTGATTTTTCCCTCGCTGCGCGCGCCATCAACGCGGTAAAAGGAGTGCCTCAGCCAAATCCCGAACAGCTGAATCTAACGGAATGGCTTTACAGCGGCGTATGGTTCGATGGTTTCTGGAGGGATAAATGCACGGTTGTTGATGCAAAGGGGCAGTACAAGCAGTTTTTAGATGAAGACAATGAACCGAATAAAGGCTTCCCTGCGATAAAAATGTTTCCCGAGATGATTCAGGAATCCGCAAGTCAGAATAGCGCCATCAATGATGCGCGTCCTCAGGCTAGCCTCGAATGGCATTTCTTGCAGATTGAGCTATGGTCATGGGCACAATCGAATCTACCGGCCTCCGTACGCTGCATTCACACTCCTTGGCTACCGATGGTGGAAGCATGA
- a CDS encoding DUF4123 domain-containing protein, which translates to MHRYVIVDCAVRHDAAKTLRFYAEQLPHRALFQGQPEAKHAHAGPWLVQVDHSNALHGWLNALDGTCAPCVTYLAASVGFEAVFTHLQSLLDMKLSDGSSALLRFYDPRVMGQLQKVLTEEQFCSIIAPFTEWRTRQGWCSNAQH; encoded by the coding sequence ATGCACCGCTACGTCATTGTCGATTGCGCCGTCCGCCACGATGCGGCCAAAACCCTGCGTTTCTACGCGGAGCAATTACCGCACCGCGCGTTGTTCCAGGGCCAACCCGAAGCCAAACACGCTCACGCTGGCCCCTGGCTAGTGCAGGTGGATCACAGCAACGCGCTCCACGGCTGGCTCAACGCGCTCGACGGCACCTGCGCGCCGTGCGTCACCTATCTGGCCGCGTCGGTTGGCTTTGAGGCGGTATTCACGCACCTGCAGTCGTTGCTGGATATGAAACTGTCCGACGGGTCAAGCGCGCTGCTGCGCTTTTACGACCCGCGCGTGATGGGGCAGTTGCAAAAAGTGCTGACAGAAGAACAATTCTGCTCGATCATTGCCCCCTTTACGGAGTGGCGCACCCGCCAGGGATGGTGTTCGAATGCCCAGCATTGA
- a CDS encoding PAAR domain-containing protein: MRSLIVVGDMTSGGGSVVSGSMETDIDGRPVARVGDMANCQLHKGAFPIVSGDPTLIVEGQPVARHGDRLACGCQVLAHRQSHVLIDAGAAVASAALSAVPQASSAASIAEPATTAVCEECLRAAARKGAAFLVR; encoded by the coding sequence ATGCGGTCACTGATCGTGGTGGGCGACATGACAAGCGGTGGCGGCAGCGTCGTCAGCGGCTCGATGGAAACCGACATCGACGGCAGGCCCGTTGCTCGGGTGGGCGACATGGCAAACTGCCAGCTGCACAAGGGCGCGTTCCCCATCGTTTCCGGCGACCCCACGCTCATCGTCGAGGGGCAGCCTGTGGCGCGCCATGGCGACAGATTGGCATGCGGCTGCCAGGTTCTTGCCCATCGACAGTCTCATGTCTTGATCGATGCAGGGGCGGCAGTCGCGAGCGCCGCACTATCCGCCGTGCCGCAAGCATCTTCCGCCGCCTCGATTGCCGAGCCAGCGACCACCGCAGTGTGCGAAGAGTGCCTGCGTGCCGCCGCCAGGAAGGGCGCGGCCTTTCTGGTGCGTTGA
- a CDS encoding XAC0095 family protein, with protein sequence MAYDRLDDETMPGYFLPEESQFRLVKLRDHVRFLVRLAQPRTPDEERAAEPKVRMGELAVCLELLADQVELVLDALSYPAQRTDPTHGAWPDAPIEVAPDAAGGAFRVTLAQLDQLNLLAETVSAHARVVAAGDATARAGQALPAVGDTLCEAANAMRALLLQIERHPLREPTSNGVGEERAVYAVEGSAPPAGGGRLH encoded by the coding sequence ATGGCGTACGACCGTTTGGACGATGAAACCATGCCCGGCTATTTCCTTCCGGAGGAGAGCCAGTTCCGGCTGGTCAAGCTGCGCGATCACGTGAGGTTCCTGGTCCGGCTGGCGCAGCCGCGCACGCCGGACGAGGAGCGTGCCGCCGAGCCCAAGGTGCGCATGGGCGAGCTGGCGGTCTGTCTGGAGCTGTTGGCCGACCAGGTGGAGCTGGTGCTGGACGCGCTGTCCTATCCCGCGCAGCGGACCGACCCGACGCACGGCGCCTGGCCCGATGCCCCCATCGAGGTGGCGCCGGACGCGGCCGGCGGCGCCTTCCGCGTCACGCTGGCGCAACTCGATCAGCTCAACCTGCTGGCCGAGACCGTCTCGGCCCATGCCCGGGTGGTGGCGGCCGGCGATGCAACCGCGCGCGCCGGCCAGGCATTGCCAGCGGTGGGCGACACGCTCTGCGAGGCAGCGAACGCGATGCGGGCGCTGCTGCTGCAGATCGAGCGCCACCCGCTGCGCGAACCCACGTCCAACGGCGTAGGCGAGGAGCGGGCGGTCTATGCGGTGGAGGGGAGCGCGCCGCCTGCGGGAGGCGGGCGGCTGCATTGA
- a CDS encoding HNH endonuclease produces the protein MRQVDIYSKTFSDVYKSCVAGVSDLVKAGNYNAALAGLQVENANYEILARASNLYLIPAVKSRLKDVVRVALTRKDLKDLYEVNMVGQRQAARDHYDQILLSPPYKKCPYCSLGQATTLDHYLPKSRFPQFSVSVANLVPSCRDCQSKKGRDYAVNKTTQTLHPYFDSPVFFNQPWLRARLLRAPTMSIEFYVDPPALWPSAMKARVEAHFAAHHLAKRFAIEAACELVSVNETVADLRAAGQFMGIEIILRLQAKGHARNCVNSWQSAFYNALADDSWYCTAPVI, from the coding sequence ATGCGTCAGGTGGATATCTATAGCAAGACATTTTCCGATGTGTACAAAAGCTGCGTCGCAGGCGTAAGTGATCTTGTAAAAGCGGGCAACTACAATGCGGCATTGGCTGGGCTGCAAGTTGAAAACGCTAACTATGAGATTTTAGCGCGGGCCTCAAATCTGTATCTCATTCCTGCTGTAAAATCTCGATTGAAAGATGTTGTGCGAGTGGCGTTGACCCGAAAAGATCTTAAGGATCTATATGAGGTCAATATGGTTGGTCAACGTCAGGCTGCGCGAGATCACTATGACCAGATCCTTCTGTCGCCTCCGTATAAGAAGTGCCCATATTGTAGCCTGGGGCAGGCGACGACCCTGGACCACTATCTACCAAAATCAAGATTTCCTCAGTTCTCTGTTTCGGTGGCAAATCTCGTTCCTTCTTGCAGGGACTGCCAGTCCAAGAAAGGAAGGGATTATGCTGTAAATAAAACTACCCAGACACTTCATCCCTATTTCGATAGTCCGGTCTTTTTTAATCAGCCTTGGTTACGGGCTAGGCTATTACGTGCGCCTACAATGAGTATTGAGTTTTATGTGGATCCTCCTGCGCTTTGGCCAAGCGCGATGAAAGCCAGGGTCGAAGCGCACTTTGCCGCCCATCATCTGGCTAAGCGATTCGCAATCGAGGCGGCGTGTGAACTCGTATCGGTCAACGAAACCGTCGCAGATCTAAGGGCGGCTGGTCAATTCATGGGCATTGAAATAATACTTCGGCTGCAGGCAAAAGGGCATGCTCGAAACTGCGTCAACTCGTGGCAGTCTGCATTTTACAATGCACTTGCGGACGACAGTTGGTATTGCACTGCGCCAGTGATTTGA
- a CDS encoding AAA family ATPase has translation MDVRFLKIGRSASSPSGLKGCFTLREDGWDDYSFKTMFRLAFYDSSGNYLEIGEVKIGYQGQVHGWTSEKIPQSFEALPSEFFSIGQSTQYYETIRGLPNFSPIWLERLGDLAALPQRRLVAYEQKVFVDSLTRTVSVAVIEQQFARILAGMAALTAYDFEFIREPSDLLSGVSLRFQVAPESKPPSNIHVLIGRNGVGKTKILNGMIAGALVLSPGSAEDGRFFGHVGWSVTPIDEKYFSGIVSVSFSAFDPFNPPPNNMQRDAGIRYSYIGLKDNTSSENNSTPRDMKNLAKDFFESLMVCMSQEKKSGQWLRCISILESDPNFAEMGLSALSEVKREHESKVVEFFHEKMSSGHAIVLLIMTKLVESVGEKTLVLIDEPESHLHPPLLSAFTRALSQLLSSENAVAIVATHSPVLLQEIPRQCAWILSRSRLISDVDRPSIETFGENIGVLTREVFKFEVSKSGFHALLAESVARGGGFAEIMDQYGRELGMEGQAILMSMIRSRDEG, from the coding sequence ATGGATGTTAGATTCTTAAAAATTGGGCGTTCGGCATCCAGTCCGTCAGGACTTAAGGGTTGTTTTACTTTGAGAGAGGATGGTTGGGATGACTATTCTTTCAAAACGATGTTTAGGCTTGCCTTCTATGACTCATCTGGCAACTATCTAGAAATTGGTGAGGTTAAGATCGGGTACCAAGGGCAGGTGCATGGTTGGACGTCAGAGAAGATTCCTCAAAGCTTCGAGGCATTGCCGTCTGAGTTCTTTTCTATTGGGCAAAGTACTCAGTACTATGAAACGATAAGAGGGTTGCCGAATTTTTCGCCGATTTGGCTCGAGCGCCTCGGTGATCTAGCTGCGCTTCCTCAGCGTAGGTTGGTGGCGTACGAGCAAAAGGTATTTGTTGATTCGCTGACTAGGACAGTAAGTGTTGCCGTCATTGAGCAGCAGTTTGCCAGAATCTTGGCCGGGATGGCTGCGCTGACTGCATACGATTTTGAGTTTATTCGCGAACCAAGTGATCTGCTATCTGGAGTATCGCTTAGGTTTCAGGTTGCACCAGAGTCCAAGCCTCCCTCCAACATTCACGTGCTTATTGGTAGGAACGGTGTTGGAAAGACAAAGATTTTAAATGGAATGATCGCTGGTGCTCTAGTGCTGTCGCCTGGTTCCGCTGAGGATGGTCGATTTTTCGGACATGTCGGCTGGTCTGTGACGCCCATAGATGAAAAATACTTTAGCGGCATAGTTTCCGTCTCGTTCAGCGCCTTTGATCCATTCAATCCGCCGCCAAACAATATGCAGCGAGATGCGGGGATTCGGTACTCTTATATAGGGTTGAAAGACAATACGAGTAGCGAAAACAATTCAACCCCGCGCGACATGAAGAATCTGGCTAAGGACTTCTTTGAAAGTCTGATGGTTTGCATGAGCCAAGAAAAAAAGAGCGGCCAGTGGTTGAGGTGCATTTCTATTCTTGAGTCCGACCCCAACTTTGCGGAAATGGGGCTTTCAGCACTTTCTGAAGTAAAGCGTGAACATGAATCTAAAGTCGTAGAGTTTTTCCATGAAAAAATGAGCTCTGGACATGCGATTGTACTGCTCATCATGACGAAGCTTGTCGAGTCCGTAGGGGAGAAAACTCTTGTTCTCATTGACGAGCCAGAGAGTCATCTACACCCTCCGCTTCTTTCTGCTTTCACGCGAGCACTATCTCAGCTTCTTTCCTCTGAAAACGCCGTAGCAATCGTTGCGACTCATTCTCCAGTATTGCTTCAGGAGATTCCTCGGCAATGCGCATGGATTCTATCGCGGTCACGTCTGATCAGTGATGTGGATAGGCCTTCAATCGAGACTTTCGGTGAAAACATAGGCGTGTTAACGCGAGAGGTTTTTAAGTTTGAAGTATCTAAGTCAGGGTTTCACGCACTCTTGGCTGAATCGGTTGCCAGAGGAGGGGGGTTCGCAGAAATCATGGATCAATATGGGAGGGAGCTTGGCATGGAAGGTCAGGCCATTCTGATGTCTATGATCCGGTCGCGTGATGAAGGGTAA
- a CDS encoding type II toxin-antitoxin system HicB family antitoxin has protein sequence MRYALVIEKTRNNYSAYVPDLPGCVATGESATEVEGLIRGVIELHLAGMREDGGAIPLPSSQIEYVDVAM, from the coding sequence ATGCGCTATGCCCTCGTTATTGAGAAAACGCGTAACAACTACTCTGCCTACGTGCCTGATCTACCGGGTTGTGTGGCTACGGGCGAGAGTGCAACAGAGGTGGAAGGGTTGATCCGCGGAGTGATCGAACTACATCTGGCGGGTATGCGCGAGGATGGGGGAGCGATTCCGCTGCCGTCGAGTCAGATCGAGTATGTGGATGTGGCGATGTAA